The following DNA comes from Halalkaliarchaeum sp. AArc-CO.
CCCGTCCTTTTAAAGGGTCGGTCGCCGGACACGGCGACACCGCAGCCCAAACCCTTATCAATAACTCCTGGTTATTTACGGACATGGAACTGCCGACGCCGCAGGACTTGCGCGAGCGGCGGACCGAGCTCGAACTCACCCAGAGCGAACTCGCAGACGCCGCCGGAGTTTCACAGCCGCTCATCGCCCGGATCGAAGGCGGAGACGTCGACCCACGACTGTCGACGCTCCGACGGATCGTGGCCGCCCTCGACGAGGCGGAAGGGGAGGTCGTTCGTGCAAAGGACCTGATGCACGAGTCCGTGGTGAGCGTCGAGCCGGACGACGCCGTAAGCGAGGCAGTCGACCTGATGGAGCGGGAGGCGTACTCCCAGCTGCCGGTGTTGCAAAACGGCGTGCCGGTCGGTTCGATCAGCCAGAGCGACGTCATCCACGCCGGCGGGAACGTCGGAAACGAACCCGTAAGCGAGATTATGAGCGAATCGTTCCCGACGGTGTCACAGGACGTGACCGTCGACGAGATTCGCAACCTGCTGGACCACTACAAGGCGGTCGTCGTCACCGAGGGGGGCGAAGCCGTCGGAATCATCACCGAGGCCGACATTGC
Coding sequences within:
- a CDS encoding CBS domain-containing protein; translated protein: MELPTPQDLRERRTELELTQSELADAAGVSQPLIARIEGGDVDPRLSTLRRIVAALDEAEGEVVRAKDLMHESVVSVEPDDAVSEAVDLMEREAYSQLPVLQNGVPVGSISQSDVIHAGGNVGNEPVSEIMSESFPTVSQDVTVDEIRNLLDHYKAVVVTEGGEAVGIITEADIAAHLS